The genomic window CTCCTAAGGAAAATGACATCAACATTTTTTCTAGCTACAATACAAAATTCACTATCAAATATCCCAAAGAACCTAGCGATAGTTCAAAACAGTTCGTTACAAGGCACATTAACAATTGGGAATACTATCTCCGCGATTCCAAATACAGAACGGAAAAGCCCATTGACGACTGGATAGACATGGAAGATTTTATGCGCTACTACTGGATCCAGGAGTTTTCCAAAAATCTAGATGGAGCATTTCGCAGAAGTATTTACATCACCTGGGAAAAAGGCGATAAAATCAAGTATGGACCTGTATGGGATTTTGATGTAGCCTATGGAAATTGGACCGCAGATTCCCTACGCACAGCCACTGATTGGTACGTCCGTCCATCAGGCTGGAACGGACTGATCTTTAACAACTCGTTAGTATGGAACAGAGCGAAAGATTACTGGAAAAAGAATCTACCCGTATTTCAATCAATTAATGACTCTCTTGATTACTATGCTCAAATATTGAAAGAGCCTTCCAGCAACGAGTTCAAACGATGGCCGGTTTTGGAAAACACAGAAAACTGGACATATAAAGAAGCCTACAGTTCTCATCAAGAAGCTGTAGACTCATTAAAAAGCTGGATTAGCCAAAGAATTGACTGGATTAACAACCAAATTCAATAAACAACTCACTGTTCAAAGAACTGTCTGTATTTTCTTGCGCAAGCTTCCATAGTAAAGGGACTCTTTTCCTTCATCTCATTAGCAAGATTCTTGATAAAATCAAAATTTGCAATCGCATTTTCTAGAGCTTCAACGTAAGTTTCCAAAGTAAAATCCTTACTTAGGTAACCATTCTTTCCATTCACAATCATATCAACAGCACCGCAAACAGGCGTAGACACAGCGGGAATTCCCGCAAGAGAAGCTTCCAGCAACGTAATTGGCATTCCTTCATATGCAGAAGACAGAGTAAACAAATCCGAATTCAGCATATAGTCGCAGACATTCTTTTTTGTACCTAAATAGAAGGTATTCTTGGCAGCCTTTCCTAAAAGGCGCTGACCTCTTTCGCTATCAAAACCAGCGCCAATAATGAGAAGCTTCACATCTTGGCCCTTTTGTTCCAAAACATTAAAGGCATCAACTAGTAAATCCTGGTTCTTTTGAGATCCGCATCGAGCCACATGTAAGAACACTTTTGTAGAAGCAGTCTCCCTATAAGATTCTATTTCAGCCTTCACATTGTTGAACTGATCCGTAGGAGCAACCTTAGCACGCCCATTTACAATGCAACAGGCATCCGTATGGCGATGCATTCTCTTCAAGTCTTTGTAATTTGTGTCAGAAAGGGCAACATAATGTACCCACTTCAATCGACCTATGGTTTCAAAATAGATTCGATAGAACAATTCGTTATAACCAGACATATCATTATGAATAGTCTGCACAAATTTCGTCTTTCTGTGCAACAACAATATGGCTAGAATACAATACTTGGGAACATTTCGCAGATTCAGATGGACAATATCAGCCTTTTCTGCACGAATTGCTTTATAAACCTGGATAATTTTTTTCAGATTAAAGCCGTCATCAAGTCCAAGATTCTTATACGTCACCCGTGTCGAAAGATCAAACTTGTAAAAGGTTCTATTTTCAGGATCAACCTTATCATCTTTGAGAGTCAAGACGACGACTTCATCGGCCTTAGACAATTCATTGCTAAGGTCCACCACAAAACGCTCTGCGCCGCCCGGAGTTAACGAAAAAATAACTTCAAGAATTTTCATATTAGGGCACCCAATTTCTACAAATCTCTTACCATCTCAATGATAGCATTTTTCCCCTGTATATTGAACGCCTTTTAGGGACTATCATTTCATTTTTGTATATTTTTGTATTCAAAATACGATATGCAAAACTAAAAGAAGAATACAATGACTAAAGTAATTACTTACGGAACCTACGACTTACTTCATCAAGGGCATATCAACCTCCTAAAACGAGCTAAAGCTCTGGGAGACTATTTAATCGTAGGCGTCACCAACGACAACTTTGACCGCGACCGCGGCAAGTTGAACGTACGTAATAACGTTCTGGAACGAGTAGAAGCCGTAAAAGCAACCGGTCTGGCAGATCAGATTATCATAGAAGACTACGTCGGTCAGAAAATCGATGACGTCCAGAAATATGACGTGGATATTTTTGCAATCGGTTCCGACTGGGAAGGGAAATTTGACTACCTGAACGAATTCTGCCAGGTGGTTTACTTGCCTCGTACCGAGGGTATATCCTCCACTATGCTCCGTTCGGAAACCCAGGATACCGTAAAGGTCGGCATTCTCGGATGCGGAAGGGTCGCCAATCGATTCCCCAGCGAAGCGAATGTGGTCAATGGAGTCTCCATCACCGCAGCTTACGACATCAAACCCGAAGTCAGCCAGGCCTACGCCAAGTCCTTTGACGGGGTAACGGCATATGCCGACCTAGATGAGTTTTACAAGAACGTAGACGCAGTCTACGTCGCAACGCCCCATCTAGCACATTACGAAAACATCAAGAATTCTCTTTTAGCAGGAAAGCACGTTCTCTGCGAAACCCCCATGGTACTGAAATTCCAGGAAGCCAAGGAACTTTACAAGTTGGCAGAAACACAGGGCGTCATCCTGATGGAAGCAAATAAGACCGCCCATTGTCCCGCCTTCAATCATCTGATGGTCATGATCAAGTCCGGGCTGATTGGTGAAGTGGTGGATATTGAAGCCTCTCTCTCCCAGTTGCTAGACAAGAGCGGACGTGAATTCGATCCGGCCCAGGCAGGAGGGGCGATGTTCGAGCAGGGATCCTATCCCCTTCTCCCCATCATGAAACTGATGGGAATCAATTACGAGAGCATAGAGCTTTTCTCCCGCATGGAAAATGGCGTAGACGTCCATACCAAGGGTGTCATCCGCTACCCCAAGGCCGTATGTTCATTCAAGGTCGGTCTTGGCGTCAAGACCGAAGGCAACCTGGTCATTTCAGGAACCAAGGGTTATGCCTATGTTCCAGCCCCCTGGTGGAAAACAGACTACTTTGAGCTCCGTTACGAAGATGCCAACAACAACAAGAAGTTTTTCTACAAATGGGATGGCTTCGGACTCCGCTATGAAATCCAGGAGTTCATCAGTTGCATCTACAACCATAGGTTCAGTACGGCAAGACTGCGCCGCAGAGAAAGTATCTGCATGGCAGAAATCATGGAGCAGTTCAGCCAACGTAAAAACTTTTTCGAGATTTAAAGGAAGGTATTTCTATGATCAACTTTACCGTAGGTCCGGTACAGTCCAGCGACGCAGTTCGCGCTGTAGGTGCAGAACAGGTCCCCTATTTCCGTACCGCCGAATTTTCCCAGCTTATGCTGGAGAACGAAGCCTTGGTAAAAAAGTTTGCAAAGGCATCTGACGATTCCAAGGTTGTCTTTATCACCGGTTCCGGTTCTGCAGGCATGGAAACGGCCATCATGAACACCTTGAACAAAAACGACAAGGCCATTGTGGTTAACGGCGGAAGCTTCGGCCACCGTTTTGTGGAACTCTGCGAACTTCACGAAATTCCCTTCTCCGAAATCAAGTTGAATGCAGGAAAGGCCCTGAAGGCAGAACACCTGGCAGAATACGATGGCAAGGGCTACACCACCTTCATCGTAAACAAGCACGAAACCTCTACGGGCGTCCACTACGACATGGACCTCATCAGCGATTTCTGCAAACGCAACAACATGTTCCTGATTGTTGACTGCATCAGTACATTCCTTGCAGACCCCTTCGACATGGCAGGTCTCGGCGCAGACATCATGATTACCGGATCTCAGAAAGCACTGGCATGCCCGCCGGGCATTTCCGTCATGGCACTTTCTCCCAGAGCACTGAAGCGCATCGAAGAAACCAAG from Fibrobacter sp. UWR4 includes these protein-coding regions:
- a CDS encoding CotH kinase family protein — translated: MRFCPILPILFSLVLNACVWDNGESPDNYLPLDDSAFPFSGIPRLVIETESGRQIRDRETLIPAKLQIYGDRGPQGEILELNIRGRGNSSFTGMPKWGMKLKFNKKQSLLGMPKDKEWALIANSADKTLLKNFITYKLASWLGDEYSPRAEFVELYLNRQYLGVYLLSETVKVSSDRVSLTEGDFSYLLELGSTPKENDINIFSSYNTKFTIKYPKEPSDSSKQFVTRHINNWEYYLRDSKYRTEKPIDDWIDMEDFMRYYWIQEFSKNLDGAFRRSIYITWEKGDKIKYGPVWDFDVAYGNWTADSLRTATDWYVRPSGWNGLIFNNSLVWNRAKDYWKKNLPVFQSINDSLDYYAQILKEPSSNEFKRWPVLENTENWTYKEAYSSHQEAVDSLKSWISQRIDWINNQIQ
- a CDS encoding glycosyltransferase; the protein is MKILEVIFSLTPGGAERFVVDLSNELSKADEVVVLTLKDDKVDPENRTFYKFDLSTRVTYKNLGLDDGFNLKKIIQVYKAIRAEKADIVHLNLRNVPKYCILAILLLHRKTKFVQTIHNDMSGYNELFYRIYFETIGRLKWVHYVALSDTNYKDLKRMHRHTDACCIVNGRAKVAPTDQFNNVKAEIESYRETASTKVFLHVARCGSQKNQDLLVDAFNVLEQKGQDVKLLIIGAGFDSERGQRLLGKAAKNTFYLGTKKNVCDYMLNSDLFTLSSAYEGMPITLLEASLAGIPAVSTPVCGAVDMIVNGKNGYLSKDFTLETYVEALENAIANFDFIKNLANEMKEKSPFTMEACARKYRQFFEQ
- a CDS encoding Gfo/Idh/MocA family oxidoreductase, which codes for MTKVITYGTYDLLHQGHINLLKRAKALGDYLIVGVTNDNFDRDRGKLNVRNNVLERVEAVKATGLADQIIIEDYVGQKIDDVQKYDVDIFAIGSDWEGKFDYLNEFCQVVYLPRTEGISSTMLRSETQDTVKVGILGCGRVANRFPSEANVVNGVSITAAYDIKPEVSQAYAKSFDGVTAYADLDEFYKNVDAVYVATPHLAHYENIKNSLLAGKHVLCETPMVLKFQEAKELYKLAETQGVILMEANKTAHCPAFNHLMVMIKSGLIGEVVDIEASLSQLLDKSGREFDPAQAGGAMFEQGSYPLLPIMKLMGINYESIELFSRMENGVDVHTKGVIRYPKAVCSFKVGLGVKTEGNLVISGTKGYAYVPAPWWKTDYFELRYEDANNNKKFFYKWDGFGLRYEIQEFISCIYNHRFSTARLRRRESICMAEIMEQFSQRKNFFEI
- a CDS encoding alanine--glyoxylate aminotransferase family protein → MINFTVGPVQSSDAVRAVGAEQVPYFRTAEFSQLMLENEALVKKFAKASDDSKVVFITGSGSAGMETAIMNTLNKNDKAIVVNGGSFGHRFVELCELHEIPFSEIKLNAGKALKAEHLAEYDGKGYTTFIVNKHETSTGVHYDMDLISDFCKRNNMFLIVDCISTFLADPFDMAGLGADIMITGSQKALACPPGISVMALSPRALKRIEETKCKCQYLDLKLALKNAERGQTPWTPAVGILRQIHTRLKEIDANGGVEAEIARTAALAKYFRDQIKGLPFEIVSESLSNAVTPLHPTTASANDIFLKIKDEYGMWVCPNGGEMKDTIFRVGHIGALTTADYDKLIEAFKDLQKKGVI